A genomic segment from Nocardia cyriacigeorgica GUH-2 encodes:
- a CDS encoding LysR family transcriptional regulator, whose translation MAAGQPNPDDLLVMLAVARLGKFSAAADALGVNSTTASRRIAALEKAMGGRVLVRGSGGWELTELGRGALVVAEEIERSLQQLATPAQAVRDGVSGLVRIAASDGFAVRFAVPALARLQERHPRLSVELISATRRVRQNRSGVDLEIVAGRPDVHRAIARFLTDYYLGLYASDTYLSRHGSPASLADLADHRLIYYIESALQVDELDLAAKLLPQPATSLRSTSVFAHVEATVAGAGIGILPVYLADERPELRRLLRAEFNPEISYWSVAREESLRSNAVRAVLTALRAEVESRSAELRGRPG comes from the coding sequence ATGGCCGCGGGCCAGCCCAACCCCGATGATCTGCTGGTCATGCTGGCCGTGGCGCGGCTGGGCAAATTCTCCGCGGCCGCCGACGCGCTCGGCGTGAACTCGACCACCGCCTCGCGCCGCATCGCCGCCTTGGAGAAGGCCATGGGCGGGCGGGTGCTGGTGCGCGGATCGGGCGGCTGGGAACTCACCGAATTGGGTCGTGGCGCCTTGGTCGTGGCCGAGGAGATCGAGCGCTCGTTGCAGCAGCTGGCCACCCCGGCCCAAGCGGTGCGCGACGGCGTGAGCGGGCTGGTGCGGATCGCGGCCTCGGATGGTTTCGCGGTGCGGTTCGCGGTGCCGGCGCTGGCGCGGCTGCAAGAACGCCATCCGCGGCTGTCGGTGGAGCTGATCAGCGCGACCCGGCGGGTGCGCCAGAACCGGTCGGGAGTCGATCTGGAGATCGTCGCGGGCCGCCCGGATGTGCACCGGGCCATCGCGCGTTTCCTGACCGACTACTACCTGGGCCTCTACGCCAGCGACACCTACCTGTCCCGCCACGGCAGCCCCGCCTCGCTCGCCGACCTCGCCGATCACCGCTTGATCTACTACATCGAATCCGCGCTGCAGGTCGACGAATTGGATCTGGCCGCCAAGCTGCTGCCACAGCCGGCCACCAGCCTGCGCTCGACCAGCGTCTTCGCTCACGTCGAAGCCACGGTCGCGGGCGCGGGCATCGGGATTCTGCCGGTGTATCTGGCCGACGAGCGACCCGAACTGCGGCGGCTGTTGCGCGCGGAGTTCAATCCGGAGATCTCGTATTGGTCGGTGGCGCGCGAGGAATCGTTGCGCAGCAATGCCGTTCGCGCGGTACTCACCGCACTGCGCGCCGAGGTCGAGTCACGATCGGCCGAATTGCGCGGGCGCCCCGGCTGA
- the mmsB gene encoding 3-hydroxyisobutyrate dehydrogenase: protein MATIAWIGLGHMGQPMTANLVAKGHTVHGFDLNADALAAAAATGVKPCESIAEAVRGVDAVFTMLPKGENVRAVYEGPDGVLAQADSSALLVDSSTIDIDTAAALHEMARERGFRFVDAPVSGGISGAAAATLTFMLGGEPDAVDAAAELVEPMSRNIIRTGGATSGQAAKICNNMMLLINLAGCAEGAVLAQRLGLDPQVFWNVASVSSADSWALRTWYPVPGIVETSAANNGFDPTFAASLANKDIGLALRAGESTGTPLPTASIVAGQLQDLVDSGLGDRDCALIIKHIDDSIA, encoded by the coding sequence ATGGCAACAATCGCGTGGATCGGCCTCGGCCATATGGGCCAGCCCATGACGGCGAATCTGGTGGCCAAGGGGCACACCGTCCACGGTTTCGACCTGAACGCCGACGCACTCGCCGCCGCGGCGGCCACGGGTGTGAAGCCGTGTGAGTCGATCGCCGAGGCGGTGCGTGGGGTGGACGCGGTGTTCACCATGCTGCCCAAGGGTGAGAACGTACGCGCGGTGTACGAGGGTCCCGATGGGGTGCTCGCGCAGGCGGATTCGTCGGCCTTGCTGGTGGACAGCTCCACCATCGATATCGACACCGCGGCCGCCCTGCACGAGATGGCGCGCGAACGGGGTTTCCGATTCGTCGACGCTCCCGTCTCCGGCGGCATCAGCGGCGCCGCCGCCGCGACGCTCACCTTCATGCTCGGCGGCGAGCCGGATGCGGTGGACGCCGCCGCCGAACTCGTCGAGCCGATGAGCCGCAACATCATCCGCACCGGCGGCGCCACCTCCGGTCAGGCCGCCAAGATCTGCAACAACATGATGCTGCTGATCAATCTGGCCGGCTGCGCCGAAGGTGCGGTGCTGGCCCAGCGCCTCGGGCTGGACCCGCAGGTGTTCTGGAATGTCGCCTCGGTGTCGTCGGCGGATTCGTGGGCGCTGCGCACCTGGTATCCGGTGCCGGGGATCGTCGAAACCTCCGCCGCCAACAACGGTTTCGATCCGACCTTCGCCGCCAGCCTGGCCAACAAGGACATCGGCCTGGCGCTGCGCGCGGGCGAATCCACCGGCACCCCGCTGCCGACGGCGAGCATCGTCGCAGGCCAACTCCAAGACCTCGTCGACAGCGGCCTCGGTGACCGCGACTGCGCGCTGATCATCAAGCACATCGACGACTCCATCGCCTGA
- a CDS encoding CoA-acylating methylmalonate-semialdehyde dehydrogenase, with translation MNRIPHYLNGKRIDTGVRTGPVFDPATGAQTAEVVFASAAEVADAVQIAKNALPGWRATSLIKRSDVFFRLRHLIGERREELARIISAEHGKTVADAMGEIARGVENVEFVAGLTHLLKGDYSEQVAGGVDVHQVKQPVGVVACITPFNFPAMVPLWMVASAIACGNTVILKPSEKDPSAAVFIAELFSEAGLPDGVLNVVHGDKEAVDALIDDSDVAAVSFVGSTPIAEAIYRRASDQGKRVQALGGAKNHMVVMPDADLDAAADAAVSAAYGSAGERCMAVSVLVAVGEVADPLIDKIGDRVRALRIGPGSDPASEMGPLITREARDRVASYVAGAAAEGAKVVVDGRQQVFDSDGFFIGVSLIDEVRPGMKVYDDEIFGPVLAVVRVGSYQEAVDLVNDNYYGNGVAIFTRDGKSARQFEFDVEVGMVGVNVPIPVPIGAYSFGGWKKSLFGDTHIYGPESIHFYTRSKVVTTRWPEPSESQVNLGFPTNS, from the coding sequence ATGAACCGCATTCCGCATTACCTCAACGGCAAACGCATCGACACCGGCGTCCGCACCGGGCCGGTCTTCGACCCCGCCACCGGCGCACAGACCGCCGAGGTGGTCTTCGCCTCCGCCGCGGAGGTCGCCGATGCCGTCCAGATCGCCAAGAACGCCCTGCCGGGCTGGCGCGCCACCAGCCTCATCAAACGCTCGGATGTGTTCTTCCGGTTGCGTCACCTGATCGGCGAACGGCGCGAGGAACTGGCCCGGATCATCTCGGCCGAGCACGGCAAGACCGTCGCCGACGCAATGGGCGAGATCGCCCGCGGGGTGGAGAACGTCGAATTCGTCGCCGGGCTCACCCATCTGCTCAAGGGTGACTACTCCGAGCAGGTGGCCGGTGGGGTCGACGTGCATCAGGTGAAGCAGCCGGTCGGTGTGGTCGCCTGCATCACCCCGTTCAACTTCCCGGCGATGGTGCCGCTGTGGATGGTGGCCTCGGCCATCGCCTGCGGCAACACCGTCATCCTCAAGCCGAGCGAGAAGGACCCGTCGGCGGCGGTGTTCATCGCCGAACTGTTCAGCGAGGCGGGCCTGCCCGACGGCGTGCTGAATGTGGTGCACGGCGACAAGGAAGCCGTCGACGCGCTCATCGACGACAGTGACGTCGCCGCGGTCAGTTTCGTCGGCTCCACACCCATCGCCGAGGCCATCTACCGCCGCGCCTCCGATCAGGGCAAGCGCGTGCAAGCCCTGGGCGGGGCGAAGAACCACATGGTGGTCATGCCCGACGCCGACCTCGACGCCGCCGCCGACGCGGCCGTCTCCGCCGCCTACGGTTCCGCCGGTGAGCGCTGCATGGCGGTCTCGGTGCTGGTCGCGGTCGGTGAGGTCGCCGATCCGCTGATCGACAAGATCGGCGACCGGGTGCGGGCCCTGCGCATCGGACCGGGATCGGACCCGGCTTCGGAGATGGGTCCGCTGATCACCCGCGAGGCCAGGGACCGGGTCGCCTCCTATGTGGCCGGTGCGGCCGCAGAGGGCGCGAAGGTGGTGGTCGACGGACGTCAGCAGGTGTTCGACTCCGACGGATTCTTCATCGGCGTCAGCCTCATCGACGAGGTCCGGCCCGGCATGAAGGTCTACGACGACGAGATCTTCGGCCCGGTGCTCGCGGTGGTCCGCGTCGGCAGCTACCAGGAGGCCGTCGACCTGGTCAACGACAACTACTACGGCAACGGCGTCGCCATCTTCACCCGCGACGGCAAATCGGCCCGGCAGTTCGAGTTCGACGTGGAGGTCGGCATGGTCGGCGTCAACGTCCCGATCCCGGTCCCGATCGGCGCCTACTCGTTCGGCGGCTGGAAGAAGTCGCTGTTCGGCGACACCCACATCTACGGGCCCGAAAGCATCCACTTCTACACCCGCAGCAAGGTCGTCACCACCCGCTGGCCGGAGCCGTCGGAAAGCCAGGTCAACCTGGGCTTCCCCACCAACTCCTGA